Proteins found in one Geomonas subterranea genomic segment:
- a CDS encoding Stf0 family sulfotransferase, with product MNNNILNFFGADASNLSANRVESHDWQADGIDCIYIIFITGRCGSTWLTHLLEDSGICGHPHELFNETLMPRFNKSIEAANFREYFAGAVTQFSSGGRFGFKIDEWRLSHLLPLIDFRTLFPADITRCFWMTRRDLVSQAFSFGRAKTTGHWHDFTAKTTEQKQDHVELSDAQMWKELIDILAKERRMAAFFQREGIDYFPLDYEQMLADRLLTVMRVMIELGCQHEEINSFIQKMEDKTLRLEFGNKYEVLGRFCAKYGKLLTTLDKERKELSTDELRRRLQLDYDLSL from the coding sequence GTGAACAACAACATACTGAACTTCTTCGGAGCGGACGCCTCCAACCTCTCCGCCAACCGGGTGGAATCACACGACTGGCAGGCGGATGGCATCGACTGCATCTACATCATCTTCATCACGGGTCGCTGCGGCAGCACCTGGCTCACCCACCTTCTGGAGGATTCCGGCATCTGCGGACACCCCCATGAACTCTTCAACGAGACGCTGATGCCCCGGTTCAACAAGAGCATCGAGGCGGCAAACTTCAGGGAGTACTTCGCCGGGGCGGTGACGCAGTTTTCCAGCGGAGGCCGGTTCGGCTTCAAGATCGACGAGTGGCGCCTGAGCCACCTGCTGCCGCTCATCGACTTCCGCACCCTTTTCCCGGCGGACATCACGCGCTGTTTCTGGATGACCCGCCGCGACCTGGTGAGCCAGGCATTCTCCTTCGGACGCGCCAAGACGACCGGCCACTGGCACGACTTCACCGCCAAAACCACGGAGCAGAAGCAGGATCACGTCGAACTCTCCGACGCCCAGATGTGGAAGGAGCTCATCGACATCCTCGCCAAGGAGCGCCGCATGGCGGCCTTCTTCCAGCGGGAAGGGATCGACTACTTCCCTCTCGATTACGAGCAGATGCTGGCGGACCGGCTGCTCACGGTGATGCGGGTCATGATCGAACTCGGCTGCCAACACGAGGAGATCAACTCCTTCATTCAGAAGATGGAGGACAAGACGCTCCGGCTCGAATTCGGCAACAAGTACGAGGTGCTGGGGCGCTTCTGCGCCAAGTACGGCAAGCTCCTAACCACCCTCGACAAAGAGCGCAAGGAACTCTCCACCGACGAACTGAGGCGGAGGCTGCAGCTCGATTACGACCTGTCGCTGTGA
- a CDS encoding alpha-1,2-fucosyltransferase: MVIVRAYNGLGNQMFQYALGRHLAVLNGTELKIDTGAFADDPLREYELHRFKVRGCIASAAEVAHFREMETVDPQHYLRLMQKSRLFDPAVLEARGNIYLHGFWQTERYFAGIRELLLDEFQLEAPPGEGAMKMLGQIEASNAVALHVRRSDYVTNPKTTLHHGVLPLEYYEEAMRRMAAMVPDPVFFIFSDDPQWARENITPPGPSVCIDGNDAWNGHEDLWLMRNCKHFIIANSSFSWWGAWLSGNADKRVIAPLRWFAKPEIDTRDIVPPQWMRI, translated from the coding sequence ATGGTGATCGTCAGGGCTTACAACGGACTGGGCAACCAGATGTTCCAGTACGCACTGGGCCGCCACCTTGCCGTGCTGAACGGGACGGAACTGAAGATCGACACCGGCGCCTTCGCCGACGACCCGCTCAGGGAGTACGAACTGCACAGGTTCAAGGTGCGGGGTTGCATCGCGAGCGCCGCGGAAGTCGCCCATTTCAGGGAGATGGAAACCGTGGATCCGCAGCACTACCTGCGCCTGATGCAAAAAAGCAGGCTGTTCGACCCCGCTGTCCTGGAGGCCCGCGGCAACATCTACCTGCACGGTTTCTGGCAGACCGAGCGGTACTTCGCCGGGATCCGGGAATTGCTGCTCGACGAGTTCCAGCTCGAGGCTCCTCCCGGAGAGGGGGCCATGAAGATGCTGGGCCAGATCGAGGCAAGCAATGCGGTTGCCCTGCATGTGCGCCGCTCCGACTACGTGACCAACCCGAAGACGACGCTGCACCACGGCGTCCTGCCCCTTGAGTACTACGAGGAGGCGATGCGGCGCATGGCCGCGATGGTCCCGGACCCGGTATTTTTCATCTTCTCGGACGACCCGCAATGGGCCAGGGAGAACATCACCCCTCCCGGCCCCTCCGTGTGCATCGACGGCAACGACGCATGGAACGGACACGAAGACCTGTGGCTTATGCGCAACTGCAAGCACTTCATCATCGCCAACAGCAGTTTCAGCTGGTGGGGCGCCTGGCTCTCCGGCAATGCCGACAAGCGGGTGATCGCCCCCTTGAGGTGGTTCGCCAAGCCCGAGATAGACACCCGTGACATCGTCCCCCCCCAGTGGATGCGGATCTAG
- a CDS encoding ABC transporter ATP-binding protein produces the protein MHNPIIKIRDLSKVYKLYDSPAERLKEALHPFGKKYHHEFYALQGINLDVMSGETIGLVGPNGAGKSTLLKAITGVIAPTTGSVEVNGKISALLELGAGFNPDISGLENVYFNGAILGFSREAMNRKLDEILSFADIGDFIHQPVKTYSSGMMVRLAFAVASNVEPDILIVDEALSVGDSRFKQKCLRKINEFINKGVTVLFVSHDMPSVKTFCRKAIWIGKGKIIEMGDSKEVCKRFANFMAYDMVPTKTHKPAVTATSAGTTWQWQDVTMFASLGDKRAVITRVAFYDAVTGESAELLEGGESVVFMIEVHIKEQVLQPILSIDIKNSLGILIFGVNSIFLEKEVAKMSPAEIHTVKFSFKMPLIKNGDYSITTAISDGTYQCHVQNHIVHEAVIFQVANKDLQFRHYTVINKECNIECDRIC, from the coding sequence TTGCACAACCCGATCATAAAAATACGCGACCTCTCCAAGGTCTATAAACTCTATGATTCCCCGGCCGAGCGGTTGAAGGAGGCTCTACACCCCTTCGGTAAAAAGTATCACCACGAGTTCTACGCACTGCAGGGGATCAACTTGGATGTCATGAGCGGTGAGACCATAGGGCTGGTCGGGCCAAACGGCGCCGGCAAGTCCACCCTCCTTAAGGCAATCACCGGAGTCATCGCCCCCACCACGGGCTCGGTGGAAGTAAACGGAAAAATCTCGGCGCTTCTGGAACTGGGGGCTGGATTCAACCCCGACATTAGCGGCCTCGAAAACGTCTATTTCAACGGAGCCATCCTCGGCTTCTCTCGGGAAGCGATGAACCGCAAGCTCGATGAAATACTGTCGTTCGCCGATATCGGCGACTTCATTCATCAGCCGGTGAAAACCTATTCCAGCGGCATGATGGTGCGCTTGGCTTTCGCGGTTGCCTCAAATGTCGAGCCAGACATCCTCATCGTCGACGAGGCACTCAGCGTCGGAGACAGCAGATTCAAACAGAAATGCCTGCGCAAGATAAATGAGTTTATCAACAAAGGCGTGACGGTGCTTTTCGTTTCGCACGATATGCCGTCGGTAAAAACCTTCTGTCGCAAAGCCATCTGGATCGGGAAGGGGAAAATCATCGAAATGGGAGATTCTAAGGAAGTTTGCAAACGGTTTGCGAACTTCATGGCCTACGACATGGTGCCGACAAAGACGCACAAACCGGCTGTCACGGCCACTTCGGCGGGAACGACTTGGCAATGGCAGGATGTCACTATGTTCGCATCGTTAGGTGACAAAAGGGCAGTCATAACCAGAGTCGCTTTTTACGACGCGGTCACGGGGGAGTCTGCGGAACTTTTGGAGGGAGGCGAATCCGTTGTATTCATGATCGAGGTGCACATAAAGGAGCAGGTGCTTCAGCCGATCCTCTCCATCGACATCAAGAATAGCCTCGGCATCCTCATTTTCGGCGTCAACAGCATTTTCCTGGAAAAGGAAGTCGCCAAAATGTCGCCAGCCGAAATCCATACCGTGAAATTTTCCTTCAAGATGCCACTGATTAAAAACGGTGATTACTCCATAACAACCGCTATTTCCGATGGAACCTACCAGTGCCACGTACAAAATCACATCGTCCATGAAGCCGTGATCTTCCAAGTAGCAAACAAGGATTTACAGTTTAGGCACTACACCGTTATCAACAAAGAGTGCAACATTGAATGTGACCGGATATGCTAA
- a CDS encoding ABC transporter permease — MASMQNIKMFSDFIKELSEKKNVIYELTQRDFKANYLGSYLGMIWAFLLPIANIFIFWFVFQIGFRSKPVQDFPYILWYIVGMIIWNFFSDSVNNGMNSVAQNAFVVKKVAFSIGILPIIKILSALAIHAFFLVFVGILFVCYGYYPDLYWLQVFYYLLATLVLVTGLSWLTASVVIFFRDLRQIIAILLQFGFFLTPIFWSVTILPPKYQAVIKFNPIFYLVNGYRDSFIHKVWFWENMASALFFWSFTIATFILGALVFRRLRPHFADVI; from the coding sequence ATGGCCAGCATGCAAAACATTAAAATGTTCTCCGACTTCATCAAAGAACTTTCGGAGAAGAAAAATGTTATTTATGAACTAACCCAGCGGGACTTCAAAGCAAATTACCTCGGTTCATATCTGGGCATGATATGGGCTTTTCTCCTTCCTATCGCCAACATCTTCATCTTCTGGTTCGTCTTCCAGATAGGATTTCGTTCCAAGCCTGTGCAGGACTTCCCCTATATACTCTGGTACATTGTGGGGATGATCATCTGGAACTTCTTCAGTGATTCCGTGAACAACGGCATGAACTCGGTAGCGCAAAATGCCTTCGTAGTGAAGAAAGTAGCATTCAGCATCGGTATACTGCCCATCATTAAGATCCTATCCGCACTTGCCATCCATGCCTTTTTCCTCGTCTTCGTCGGCATCCTCTTCGTCTGCTACGGCTACTACCCGGACCTCTATTGGCTGCAGGTGTTCTACTACCTCCTGGCCACCCTGGTCCTGGTGACCGGCCTTTCCTGGCTCACAGCATCGGTGGTGATCTTCTTCCGGGATCTGCGGCAGATCATCGCCATCCTGCTGCAGTTCGGCTTCTTCCTTACTCCGATCTTCTGGAGCGTGACCATTTTGCCTCCGAAATATCAGGCCGTGATCAAGTTCAACCCTATCTTCTACCTGGTGAACGGCTACCGGGACAGTTTCATTCACAAAGTCTGGTTCTGGGAAAACATGGCGTCAGCCCTGTTCTTCTGGTCCTTCACCATAGCGACCTTCATACTGGGGGCCCTTGTGTTCCGGAGACTTAGGCCTCATTTTGCAGATGTAATCTGA
- a CDS encoding glycosyltransferase family 2 protein, with product MRVSVIIVNWNGLGHLPECLDSLQKQTFRDFQVIVVDNGSSDGSVPYLEQRPEVRLVPLEKNAGFAAGNNAALPFARGEYLVTLNNDTKAEPDWLEKLVAVADRHPEAGMVGCRILSYQDPERVDSMGMAICRDGMSRGNFRGRRYAELAVEDEAEILFPSACVALYRRAMVDQIGFFDGDFFAYCEDSDLGLRGRLAGWQAVLARDAVVYHKYSMTAGTLSPLKLYLVERNHFYAVVKNFPLVLLLTLPLYTLLRYLVQARVVLHGKGTGGEFKTSGSRNECALALLRGMRDALLALPTLTRKRAEVMRHKNLSPRETMQLLRRHHLTFHELLDVPPS from the coding sequence GTGCGCGTATCCGTAATCATCGTCAACTGGAACGGCCTCGGCCATTTGCCGGAATGCCTGGACAGCCTGCAAAAGCAGACCTTCAGGGATTTCCAGGTCATCGTGGTGGACAACGGATCCAGCGACGGATCCGTCCCCTACCTCGAGCAGCGCCCGGAGGTGCGGCTGGTCCCGTTAGAGAAGAATGCAGGCTTCGCCGCCGGCAACAACGCCGCCCTTCCCTTCGCCCGGGGCGAGTACCTGGTCACCCTGAACAACGACACCAAGGCCGAGCCCGACTGGTTGGAAAAGCTGGTGGCGGTAGCCGACCGGCACCCGGAGGCGGGGATGGTGGGATGCCGGATCCTCAGCTATCAGGATCCGGAGCGGGTTGATTCGATGGGGATGGCGATCTGCAGGGACGGCATGTCCCGCGGCAACTTCCGGGGGAGGCGCTATGCAGAGCTTGCCGTCGAGGACGAAGCCGAGATCCTGTTCCCCTCGGCCTGCGTCGCGCTGTACCGGCGCGCCATGGTCGACCAGATCGGCTTCTTCGACGGCGACTTCTTCGCCTACTGCGAGGACAGCGACCTGGGTCTTAGGGGGCGGCTCGCCGGGTGGCAGGCCGTTTTGGCCCGTGACGCCGTCGTGTACCACAAGTACTCCATGACCGCGGGGACCCTGTCCCCCTTGAAGCTCTACCTCGTCGAGCGCAACCATTTCTACGCAGTTGTGAAAAACTTCCCGCTGGTGCTGCTCCTTACGCTCCCCCTGTACACCCTGCTGCGCTACCTGGTACAGGCCAGGGTGGTGCTGCACGGCAAAGGAACCGGAGGCGAGTTCAAGACCAGCGGCAGCAGGAACGAGTGCGCACTCGCCCTGTTGCGCGGAATGCGCGACGCCCTGCTCGCCCTCCCCACCCTAACCAGGAAACGCGCCGAGGTGATGCGGCACAAGAACCTGTCCCCCCGTGAAACAATGCAACTACTAAGGCGCCACCACCTGACCTTCCACGAACTGCTCGATGTGCCGCCCTCCTGA
- a CDS encoding glycosyltransferase family 2 protein, with amino-acid sequence MRILAIIPAYNEARNITAVIEDLKCFSGDILVVNDGSTDDTAAVAKGLGAEVVSHPFNLGIGGTVQTGLRYAYEHGYDMAIQFDGDGQHRGDQIFKIVELVQRGEADLVIGSRTLPGGYKMGITRFIGSRIFHCLIRCLAGKAIHDPTSGFRCYGKQTIRLFSRFYTDDYPEVESIITAARNGLRVVEVPVLMRGRLSGHSSITRRKSAYYMLKVTLAMVVDAMRGRDLVGES; translated from the coding sequence ATGAGGATTCTTGCAATAATCCCGGCGTACAACGAGGCCCGTAATATCACGGCTGTCATCGAGGACCTCAAGTGTTTTAGCGGGGACATCCTGGTCGTGAACGACGGATCGACCGACGATACCGCCGCCGTTGCCAAGGGGCTCGGCGCGGAAGTGGTCAGCCACCCGTTCAACCTCGGCATCGGCGGGACGGTGCAGACCGGCCTGAGATACGCCTACGAGCACGGCTACGACATGGCCATCCAGTTCGACGGCGACGGCCAGCACCGCGGCGACCAGATCTTCAAGATCGTCGAGCTGGTGCAAAGGGGGGAGGCCGACCTGGTGATCGGTTCGCGCACCCTGCCCGGCGGCTACAAGATGGGGATCACCCGCTTCATCGGTTCGCGCATCTTCCACTGCCTGATCCGCTGCCTGGCGGGGAAGGCGATTCACGACCCGACTTCCGGGTTTCGCTGCTACGGCAAACAGACCATTCGCCTGTTCTCGCGCTTTTACACCGACGACTACCCCGAGGTCGAGTCGATCATCACCGCCGCACGCAACGGGCTGCGCGTGGTGGAGGTCCCGGTGCTGATGCGGGGCAGGCTTTCCGGGCACTCCTCCATTACCAGGAGAAAGTCCGCCTACTACATGCTGAAGGTCACGCTGGCGATGGTGGTTGATGCCATGCGCGGCAGGGATCTGGTCGGGGAATCATAA
- a CDS encoding DUF2304 domain-containing protein: MDLTKIASLGLSVGIFCFVVWLVRERRLREKYALLWLCTSVFVILLTVSRRILEVAALGIGIYYPPSLLFLVGVLFLLLVAIGHSVTLSRLSESNHNLAQEVALLRKQVEDLKDLQKGDKL; this comes from the coding sequence GTGGATTTAACCAAAATCGCTTCGCTGGGCCTCAGCGTTGGCATTTTCTGCTTCGTGGTCTGGCTGGTCAGGGAGCGCCGCCTGCGCGAGAAGTACGCCCTGCTCTGGCTCTGCACCTCCGTTTTCGTCATCCTCCTCACCGTGTCGCGCCGTATCCTCGAGGTGGCGGCGCTCGGCATCGGCATCTACTATCCCCCCTCTCTGCTCTTCCTGGTCGGCGTCCTGTTCCTGCTGCTCGTCGCCATCGGGCATTCCGTCACCCTCTCCAGGCTCTCCGAGAGTAACCACAACCTGGCGCAGGAGGTGGCACTCTTGAGGAAGCAGGTTGAGGATCTGAAAGATCTGCAAAAGGGCGACAAGCTGTGA